The following proteins come from a genomic window of Sporolactobacillus pectinivorans:
- a CDS encoding histidine kinase dimerization/phospho-acceptor domain-containing protein, which yields LVNVLTIGFVFAFILMVMLAYYLARQSVKAYEQLMNEQQLFVQNASHEMKTPIASFLLSTQYLEMIEGHNISMESKQTLQQMKTEAQYMQQLIESMLIDTNVKNEVVPINVSKSFDEVIRTAEHVYQSTIETRYKSHLIFTIHSTC from the coding sequence TGTTAGTTAACGTACTAACGATTGGATTTGTTTTTGCGTTTATATTAATGGTAATGCTGGCATATTATTTAGCTCGACAATCAGTAAAAGCTTATGAACAACTAATGAATGAGCAACAACTGTTTGTGCAAAATGCATCTCATGAAATGAAAACACCAATAGCTTCTTTTTTATTGAGTACACAATATTTAGAAATGATTGAAGGTCATAATATAAGCATGGAAAGTAAGCAAACGTTGCAACAAATGAAAACGGAAGCACAATATATGCAACAACTCATCGAATCTATGTTAATTGATACTAATGTGAAAAATGAAGTAGTACCTATCAATGTTTCTAAAAGTTTTGATGAAGTAATTCGAACGGCTGAGCATGTCTATCAATCAACGATAGAAACACGCTATAAGTCACACTTAATATTTACTATACATTCNACATGCTAA
- a CDS encoding sensor histidine kinase, with amino-acid sequence MENAYRHNTDNTKVSVSAFKNFNGLQIEVSDNGIGIPEQEQQHIFKRFYQVNQNQKGSGIGLALLYNIVKQYHGT; translated from the coding sequence GTGGAAAATGCTTATCGTCATAACACTGATAATACTAAAGTGAGTGTTAGTGCATTCAAGAATTTTAATGGATTACAAATAGAAGTATCAGATAATGGTATCGGTATTCCAGAACAGGAACAACAACATATTTTTAAACGTTTTTATCAGGTTAATCAAAATCAGAAAGGTTCAGGTATTGGATTAGCACTTTTATATAATATTGTTAAGCAATATCATGGAACT